A single region of the Accipiter gentilis chromosome 6, bAccGen1.1, whole genome shotgun sequence genome encodes:
- the PSMD2 gene encoding 26S proteasome non-ATPase regulatory subunit 2, with the protein MDAGGGGGQSRVQGGPGSGGDEKPTPPWGRDRRDPPAGPEKEQELSEEDKQLQDELEMLVERLGEKDTSLYRPALEELRRQIRSSTTSMTSVPKPLKFLRPHYGKLKEIYENMAPGENKRFAADIISVLAMTMSGERECLKYRLVGSQEELASWGHEYVRHLAGEVAKEWQEIDEADKAQRDTLLTLVKEIVPYNMAHNAEHEACDLLMEIEQMDMLEKYIDDNAYSKVCLYLTSCVSYVPEPENSALLRCALGIFRKFSRYPEALRLALMLNDVELVEDIFTSCKDVVVQKQMAFMLGRHGVFLELNEDVEEYEDLTEIMSNVQLNSNFLALARELDIMEPKVPDDIYKTHLENNRFGGSGSQVDSARMNLASSFVNGFVNAAFGQDKLLTDDGNKWLYKNKDHGMLSAAASLGTILLWDVDGGLTQIDKYLYSSEDYIKSGALLACGIVNSGVRNECDPALALLSDYVLHNSNTMRIGAIFGLGLAYAGSNREDVLTLLLPVMGDSKSSMEVAGVTALACGMISVGSCNGDVTSTILQTIMEKSETELKDTYARWLPLGLGLNHLGKGEAIEAILAALEVVSEPFRSFANTLVDICAYAGSGNVLKVQQLLHICSEHFDSKEKEEDKDKKDKKEKEKKESSADMGAHQGVAVLGIALIAMGEEIGAEMALRTFGHLLRYGEPTLRRAVPLALALISVSNPRLNILDTLSKFSHDADPEVSYNSIFAMGMVGSGTNNARLAAMLRQLAQYHAKDPNNLFMVRLAQGLTHLGKGTLTLCPYHSDRQLMSQVAVAGLLTVLVSFLDVRNIILGKSHYVLYGLVAAMQPRMLVTFDEELRPLPVSVRVGQAVDVVGQAGKPKTITGFQTHTTPVLLAHGERAELATEEHVPVTPILEGFVILRKNPNYDV; encoded by the exons ATGgacgcgggcggcggcggcgggcagagcCGGGTGCAGGGCGGCCCCGGGTCGGGCGGCGACGAGAAGCCCACGCCGCCCTGGGGCCGGGACCGCCGGGACCCGCCCGCGGGGCCCgagaaggagcaggagctg TCAGAGGAAGACAAGCAGCTGCAGGATGAGCTGGAGATGCTGGTGGAGCGCCTGGGG GAGAAAGATACGTCTCTCTACCGCCCAGCCCTGGAGGAGCTGCGGAGGCAGATCCGCTCTTCCACCACCTCCATGACCTCTGTTCCCAAACCCCTCAAGTTCCTACGGCCCCATTATGGCAAGCTGAAGGAAATCTATGAGAACATGGCTCCGGGAGAGAACAAG CGCTTTGCAGCAGACATCATTTCTGTTCTGGCCATGACCATGAGCGGGGAGCGTGAGTGTCTGAAGTACCGGCTGGTGGGCTCCCAGGAGGAGCTGGCATCTTGGGGGCATGAATACGTCAG GCACTTGGCAGGAGAGGTGGCCAAGGAGTGGCAGGAGATTGATGAGGCTGACAAGGCTCAGAGGGACACGCTCCTCACGCTCGTCAAGGAGATTGTCCCCTACAACATGGCCCACAATGCAGAGCATGAGGCTTGCGACCTGCTCATGGAGATTGAGCAGATGGACATGCTAGAGAAGTACATTGATGACAACGCTTACTCCAAAGTGTGCCTCTACCTCACCAG CTGTGTAAGCTACGTCCCAGAGCCTGAGAACTCAGCTCTTCTGCGCTGTGCCCTGGGCATCTTCCGCAAGTTTAGCCGCTACCCTGAAGCGCTACGCCTGGCTCTGATGCTCAATGATGTGGAGCTGGTGGAGGACATCTTCACTTCCTGCAAAGATGT AGTTGTCCAGAAGCAGATGGCCTTTATGCTGGGCCGCCATGGGGTCTTCCTGGAGCTGAACGAGGATGTGGAGGAGTACGAGGACCTGACCGAGATCATGTCCAACGTCCAGCTCAATAGCAACttcctggccttggccagagag CTGGACATCATGGAGCCCAAAGTGCCGGATGATATTTACAAAACCCACCTGGAAAATAACC GGTTCGGAGGGAGCGGTTCCCAAGTGGACTCAGCCCGGATGAATTTGGCCTCCTCCTTTGTGAATGGCTTTGTGAATGCTGCGTTTGGACAGGACAAGCTACTGACGGACGATGGCAATAAATGGTTGTACAAGAACAAGGACCATG GGATGCTGAGTGCTGCAGCATCACTGGGCACAATACTGCTGTGGGACGTAGACGGGGGGCTCACACAGATTGACAAATACCTGTACTCCTCAGAGGATTACATCAAG TCAGGAGCCCTCCTCGCCTGTGGCATTGTGAACTCAGGGGTGAGGAACGAGTGTGACCCTGCCCTGGCCCTCCTGTCTGACTATGTCCTCCACAACAGCAACACCATGAGGATTGGAGCCATTTTTGG gctggggctggcatATGCAGGCTCCAACCGTGAGGATGTCCTGACTTTGCTGCTACCTGTGATGGGAGACTCCAAGTCCAGCATGGAG GTGGCTGGCGTGACCGCCCTGGCCTGCGGGATGATATCGGTGGGCTCCTGCAATGGGGATGTCACCTCAACCATCCTCCAGACCATCATGGAGAAATCGGAGACGGAGCTGAAGGACACATATGCTCGGTGGCTGCCGCTCGGCCTGGGCTTGAACCACTTGG ggaagggagaggcgATCGAGGCCATCTTGGCAGCGCTGGAGGTGGTGTCAGAGCCGTTCCGCAGCTTTGCCAATACGCTGGTGGACATCTGCGCCTATGCGG GCTCAGGGAATGTCCTGAAGGTGCAACAGCTCCTGCACATCTGCAGTGAGCACTTCGACtccaaggagaaggaggaggacaaggacaaaaaggacaagaaagagaaggagaagaaggagagcTCAGCTGACATGGGGGCTCACCAG GGCGTAGCGGTGTTGGGAATTGCGCTTATTGCCATGGGAGAGGAGATCGGCGCTGAGATGGCCCTGCGCACATTTGGACACCTG CTGCGGTATGGGGAGCCCACCCTCCGCCGTGCTGTGCCCCTGGCCCTGGCACTTATCTCTGTCTCCAACCCCCGGCTCAACATCCTcgacaccctcagcaagttctcCCACGACGCTGACCCCGAGGTCTCCTACAACTCCATCTTTGCCATGGGCATGGTGGGCAGCG GTACCAACAATGCCCGGCTAGCAGCAATGCTGCGGCAGCTAGCCCAGTACCATGCCAAGGACCCCAACAACCTCTTCATGGTGCGGTTAGCCCAG GGCCTGACCCACCTGGGCAAGGGCACGCTCACCCTGTGCCCCTACCACAGCGATCGCCAGCTCATGAGCCAGGTGGCTGTGGCCGGGCTGCTGACTGTCCTCGTGTCCTTCCTGGATGTGCGCAACA TTATCCTGGGCAAATCCCACTATGTTCTCTACGGCCTCGTTGCTGCCATGCAGCCCCGCATGCTGGTCACCTTTGATGAGGAGCTGCGACCTCTGCCTGTGTCGGTTCGGGTGGGACAG GCTGTGGATGTGGTGGGCCAGGCAGGCAAGCCCAAAACCATCACTGGCTTCCAGACTCACACGACGCCGGTGCTGCTGGCGCATGGAGAGCGGGCAGAGCTGGCCACAGAGGAGCACGTGCCCGTGACGCCCATCCTGGAAGGATTTGTTATCCTACGCAAGAACCCCAACTACGACGTTTGA
- the LOC126039804 gene encoding mitochondrial ubiquitin ligase activator of nfkb 1-A-like — MDAPPITPGELLCLGSSLAFSGLFYYLYRKKARVMARIQEAPKLQVDDDLPALVSAADGRCLPYVALEGIVLPAKAALTSHYHEGLQGVIQKLLLKEHRLIWNSLARSWSESERVLSEQVYTVPFLLASPDTEAVMPVSVESPLRAVSLPLETVYERFQQPAHGFRDLLGQYLSGEKPKGILETEEMLRVGAGLTGIGELALHLDGSLHLQPPAQGGEYFLCLGDWQTVLAELESASGLWKGAAMLCAAAGLAVLLHALCRAYRRARLKQQREDKEPEGEGAGDEGPEDSCVICLTRPRECVLLGCGHICCCFRCFQALPTRLCPICRGPIDRVVPLYQA, encoded by the exons ATGGACGCGCCGCCCATCAcacctggggagctgctgtgTCTGGGCTCCAGCCTCGCCTTCTCCGGCCTCTTCTACTACCTGTACAGGAAGAAAGCCAGAGTCATGGCACGCATACAG GAGGCCCCAAAGCTCCAGGTTGACGACGATTTACCAGCACTGGTGTCTGCAGCTGATGGGAGGTGCCTGCCTTACGTTGCCCTGGAAG GCATagtgctgccagccaaggctgcGCTCACCAGCCATTACCATGAGGGGCTGCAGGGTGTGATCCAGAAACTGCTTCTGAAAGAACATCGGCTGATCTGGAACAGCTTGGCCCGGAGCTG GAGTGAGAGCGAGCGGGTGCTCTCGGAGCAGGTCTACACTGTCCCCTTCTTGCTGGCCTCGCCGGACACTGAGGCAGTGATGCCAGTGAGCGTGGAGAGCCCGCTCCGAGCTGTCTCCCTGCCGCTGGAGACAGTGTACGAGCGGTTCCAGCAGCCAGCCCACGGCTTCCGTGACCTGCTGGGCCAGTACTTGAGCGGGGAGAAGCCCAAGGGCATCCTGGAGACGGAGGAGATGCTGCGGGTGGGGGCCGGGCTGACGGGTATCGGGGAGCTGGCCCTGCACCTTGACGGCTCCCTGCACCTCCAGCCGCCGGCCCAGGGGGGAGAATATTTCCTGTGCCTGGGGGACTGGCAGACAGTGCTGGCGGAGCTGGAGTCGGCCAGCGGGCTCTGGAAGGGGGCGGCCATGCTGTGCGCCGCGGCGGGTTTGGCCGTCCTCCTGCATGCCCTGTGCCGTGCCTACCGCCGCGCCCGCCTCAAGCAGCAGCGtgaggacaaggagccggagggcGAGGGAGCCGGGGACGAGGGGCCCGAGGACTCCTGCGTGATCTGCCTGACGCGGCCCCGCGAGTGCGTCCTCTTGGGCTGCGGccacatctgctgctgcttccgcTGCTTCCAGGCTTTGCCCACCCGCCTCTGCCCCATCTGCCGGGGGCCTATTGACCGCGTGGTGCCCCTCTACCAGGCCTGA
- the ECE2 gene encoding endothelin-converting enzyme 2 isoform X2, whose product MARMNVALQELGHAMPDYKRATLQDDEGPEPAGDGSVSPDSVEVGFRKGPGPLLSRLASRSQLELVLCAVAVSLALLLGVAVVTLAIQYRRDPSHSMCLTDACIRVASKILEALDAETDPCQDFYQYSCGGWIKRNPLPNGRSKWSTFNSIWDQNQAIMKHLLENTTFNSSSEAERKTQRYYLSCLKEQRIEELGSQPLMELIDKIGGWNVTGSWNQSSFMEVLKMVSGTYRATPFFTVYVGADSKSSNSNIIQVDQSGLFLPSRDYYLNKTANERVLAAYLDYMVELGTLLGGAPEPTRLQMQQVLDFETQLANITVPQAERRDDEKIYHKMSIAELQALAPAIDWLDYLSYALAPLELADTEPVVVYGDTYLQQVSDLINGTDRSVLNNYLIWNLVQKTASSLDQRFETAQERLLETLYGTRKSCTPRWQTCISNTDDTLGFALGSLFVKATFDRDSKAIAEEMISEIRAAFEVSLDQLDWMDEKTRQAAKEKADAIYDMIGFPDFILDNKELDDVYDGYEVSEDSFFQNMLNFYNFSAKVMADQLRKPPNRDQWSMTPQTVNAYYLPTKNGIVFPAGILQAPFYARNHPKALNFGGIGVVMGHELTHAFDDQGGTCR is encoded by the exons ATGGCCAGGATGAACGTGGCCCTCCAGGAGCTCGGACACGCC ATGCCCGACTACAAGCGTGCCACGCTGCAGGACGACGAGGGGCCAGAGCCGGCGGGGGATGGCAGCGTCTCTCCCGACAGTGTGGAG GTGGGGTTTCGGAAGGGGCCGGGACCGCTGCTGAGCCGCCTGGCCTCGCGCAGCCAGCTGGAGCTGGTGCTCTGCGCCGTCGCCGTCTCCCTGGCGCTGCTGCTCGGCGTCGCCGTCGTCACCCTGGCCATCCAGTACCGCAGAG ATCCCTCTCACAGCATGTGCCTGACGGACGCCTGCATCCGGGTGGCCAGCAAGATCCTGGAGGCCCTGGATGCAGAGACGGACCCGTGCCAGGACTTCTACCAGTACTCGTGTGGGGGCTGGATCAAGAGGAACCCGCTGCCCAACGGGCGCTCCAAGTGGAGCACCttcaacagcatctgggaccagAACCAGGCCATCATGAAGCATCTCCTAG AGAACACCACCTTCAACTCCAGCAGCGAGGCGGAGCGGAAGACGCAGCGGTACTACCTGTCCTGCCTCAAGGAGCAGAGGATAGAGGAGCTGGGCTCCCAGCCCCTCATGGAGCTCATCGACAAG ATCGGGGGGTGGAACGTCACCGGCTCCTGGAACCAGAGCAGCTTCATGGAGGTACTCAAGATGGTGTCAGGCACGTACCGGGCGACCCCCTTCTTCACGGTGTATGTGGGTGCAGACTCCAAAAGTTCCAACAGCAACATCATCCAG GTGGACCAGTCGGGGCTTTTCCTCCCATCCCGGGATTACTACCTGAACAAGACCGCCAACGAGAGG GTCCTGGCAGCGTACCTGGACTACATGGTGGAGTTGGGCACACTGCTGGGGGGGGCCCCGGAGCCCACCCGCCTCCAGATGCAGCAGGTGCTGGACTTCGAAACCCAGCTGGCCAACATCACCGTGCCCCAGGCTGAGCGGCGGGACGACGAGAAGATCTACCATAAGATGAGCATTGCCGAGCTGCAG GCTCTGGCCCCTGCCATCGACTGGCTGGATTACCTGTCCTATGCCCTGGCCCCACTGGAGCTGGCAGACACGGAGCCCGTGGTGGTGTATGGGGACACCTACCTCCAGCAGGTCTCTGACCTGATCAATGGCACCGACAGGAG CGTCCTGAACAACTACCTGATCTGGAACCTGGTGCAGAAGACAGCCTCCAGCCTTGACCAGCGCTTCGAGACAGCCCAGGAGAGGCTGCTGGAGACGCTCTATGGCACCAGGAAG TCCTGCACGCCCCGCTGGCAAACCTGCATCTCCAACACGGACGACACGCTAGGCTTTGCCCTGGGCTCCCTCTTCGTCAAAGCCACCTTCGACCGGGACAGCAAGGCCATT gccgAAGAGATGATCAGCGAGATCCGGGCAGCGTTCGAGGTGTCCCTGGACCAGCTGGACTGGATGGACGAGAAGACCAGGCAGGCTGCGAAGGAGAAG GCGGATGCCATCTATGACATGATCGGCTTCCCTGACTTCATCCTGGACAACAAGGAGCTGGACGATGTCTATGATGGG taCGAGGTCTCAGAGGACTCCTTCTTCCAGAACATGCTCAACTTCTACAACTTCTCTGCCAAAGTGATGGCTGACCAGCTCCGGAAACCCCCCAACCGTGACCA gTGGAGCATGACCCCGCAGACCGTCAATGCCTACTACCTGCCCACCAAGAACGGGATCGTTTTCCCCGCCGGCATCCTGCAGGCTCCCTTCTACGCCCGCAACCACCCCAA AGCCCTTAATTTCGGCGGTATCGGCGTGGTGATGGGGCATGAGCTGACCCACGCATTCGACGACCAAG GTGGCACCTGCCGATAG
- the ECE2 gene encoding endothelin-converting enzyme 2 isoform X1 translates to MARMNVALQELGHAMPDYKRATLQDDEGPEPAGDGSVSPDSVEVGFRKGPGPLLSRLASRSQLELVLCAVAVSLALLLGVAVVTLAIQYRRDPSHSMCLTDACIRVASKILEALDAETDPCQDFYQYSCGGWIKRNPLPNGRSKWSTFNSIWDQNQAIMKHLLENTTFNSSSEAERKTQRYYLSCLKEQRIEELGSQPLMELIDKIGGWNVTGSWNQSSFMEVLKMVSGTYRATPFFTVYVGADSKSSNSNIIQVDQSGLFLPSRDYYLNKTANERVLAAYLDYMVELGTLLGGAPEPTRLQMQQVLDFETQLANITVPQAERRDDEKIYHKMSIAELQALAPAIDWLDYLSYALAPLELADTEPVVVYGDTYLQQVSDLINGTDRSVLNNYLIWNLVQKTASSLDQRFETAQERLLETLYGTRKSCTPRWQTCISNTDDTLGFALGSLFVKATFDRDSKAIAEEMISEIRAAFEVSLDQLDWMDEKTRQAAKEKADAIYDMIGFPDFILDNKELDDVYDGYEVSEDSFFQNMLNFYNFSAKVMADQLRKPPNRDQWSMTPQTVNAYYLPTKNGIVFPAGILQAPFYARNHPKALNFGGIGVVMGHELTHAFDDQGREYDKEGNLRPWWQNSSLEAFKNRTACMTEQYGRYTVHHEKVNGRQTLGENIADNGGLKAAYNAYKSWLQKNGEEKRLPALGLTNHQLFFVGFAQVWCSVRTPESSHEGLVTDPHSPDKYRVIGTLSNSRDFVEHFGCPLGSPMNPGKHCEVW, encoded by the exons ATGGCCAGGATGAACGTGGCCCTCCAGGAGCTCGGACACGCC ATGCCCGACTACAAGCGTGCCACGCTGCAGGACGACGAGGGGCCAGAGCCGGCGGGGGATGGCAGCGTCTCTCCCGACAGTGTGGAG GTGGGGTTTCGGAAGGGGCCGGGACCGCTGCTGAGCCGCCTGGCCTCGCGCAGCCAGCTGGAGCTGGTGCTCTGCGCCGTCGCCGTCTCCCTGGCGCTGCTGCTCGGCGTCGCCGTCGTCACCCTGGCCATCCAGTACCGCAGAG ATCCCTCTCACAGCATGTGCCTGACGGACGCCTGCATCCGGGTGGCCAGCAAGATCCTGGAGGCCCTGGATGCAGAGACGGACCCGTGCCAGGACTTCTACCAGTACTCGTGTGGGGGCTGGATCAAGAGGAACCCGCTGCCCAACGGGCGCTCCAAGTGGAGCACCttcaacagcatctgggaccagAACCAGGCCATCATGAAGCATCTCCTAG AGAACACCACCTTCAACTCCAGCAGCGAGGCGGAGCGGAAGACGCAGCGGTACTACCTGTCCTGCCTCAAGGAGCAGAGGATAGAGGAGCTGGGCTCCCAGCCCCTCATGGAGCTCATCGACAAG ATCGGGGGGTGGAACGTCACCGGCTCCTGGAACCAGAGCAGCTTCATGGAGGTACTCAAGATGGTGTCAGGCACGTACCGGGCGACCCCCTTCTTCACGGTGTATGTGGGTGCAGACTCCAAAAGTTCCAACAGCAACATCATCCAG GTGGACCAGTCGGGGCTTTTCCTCCCATCCCGGGATTACTACCTGAACAAGACCGCCAACGAGAGG GTCCTGGCAGCGTACCTGGACTACATGGTGGAGTTGGGCACACTGCTGGGGGGGGCCCCGGAGCCCACCCGCCTCCAGATGCAGCAGGTGCTGGACTTCGAAACCCAGCTGGCCAACATCACCGTGCCCCAGGCTGAGCGGCGGGACGACGAGAAGATCTACCATAAGATGAGCATTGCCGAGCTGCAG GCTCTGGCCCCTGCCATCGACTGGCTGGATTACCTGTCCTATGCCCTGGCCCCACTGGAGCTGGCAGACACGGAGCCCGTGGTGGTGTATGGGGACACCTACCTCCAGCAGGTCTCTGACCTGATCAATGGCACCGACAGGAG CGTCCTGAACAACTACCTGATCTGGAACCTGGTGCAGAAGACAGCCTCCAGCCTTGACCAGCGCTTCGAGACAGCCCAGGAGAGGCTGCTGGAGACGCTCTATGGCACCAGGAAG TCCTGCACGCCCCGCTGGCAAACCTGCATCTCCAACACGGACGACACGCTAGGCTTTGCCCTGGGCTCCCTCTTCGTCAAAGCCACCTTCGACCGGGACAGCAAGGCCATT gccgAAGAGATGATCAGCGAGATCCGGGCAGCGTTCGAGGTGTCCCTGGACCAGCTGGACTGGATGGACGAGAAGACCAGGCAGGCTGCGAAGGAGAAG GCGGATGCCATCTATGACATGATCGGCTTCCCTGACTTCATCCTGGACAACAAGGAGCTGGACGATGTCTATGATGGG taCGAGGTCTCAGAGGACTCCTTCTTCCAGAACATGCTCAACTTCTACAACTTCTCTGCCAAAGTGATGGCTGACCAGCTCCGGAAACCCCCCAACCGTGACCA gTGGAGCATGACCCCGCAGACCGTCAATGCCTACTACCTGCCCACCAAGAACGGGATCGTTTTCCCCGCCGGCATCCTGCAGGCTCCCTTCTACGCCCGCAACCACCCCAA AGCCCTTAATTTCGGCGGTATCGGCGTGGTGATGGGGCATGAGCTGACCCACGCATTCGACGACCAAG GGCGGGAGTACGACAAGGAGGGCAACCTGCGGCCATGGTGGCAGAACTCCTCCCTGGAGGCCTTCAAGAACCGGACGGCATGCATGACGGAGCAGTACGGCCGCTACACCGTCCACCACGAGAAGGTCAATGGCCGGCAGACACTGGGCGAGAACATCGCCGACAACGGTGGGCTCAAGGCAGCCTACAAT GCATACAAGTCCTGGCTGCAGAAGAACGGGGAGGAGAAGcgcctgccagccctggggctcACCAACCACCAGCTATTCTTCGTGGGCTTCGCTCAG GTGTGGTGCTCTGTCCGGACGCCCGAGAGCTCCCACGAAGGGCTGGTGACCGACCCCCACAGCCCTGACAAGTACCGCGTCATCGGCACCCTCAGCAACTCCCGGGACTTTGTCGAACATTTCGGCTGCCCCCTGGGCTCCCCCATGAACCCCGGCAAGCACTGTGAGGTCTGGTAG